One window of the Eucalyptus grandis isolate ANBG69807.140 chromosome 6, ASM1654582v1, whole genome shotgun sequence genome contains the following:
- the LOC120294706 gene encoding non-specific lipid-transfer protein 2-like: MAKPSDPSPSPRLLAAALVAVLVLLSPDQAQVAEAVTCSATELSSCVSAITSSAPPSALCCSKLREQRPCLCGYIRNPNLRQYVTSPNAKRVARTCGVPYPTC, translated from the coding sequence ATGGCCAAGCCATCCGATCCCTCCCCATCTCCACGGTTGCTTGCGGCCGCTCTCGTGGCGGTGCTTGTGCTTCTCTCGCCAGATCAGGCCCAAGTAGCGGAAGCGGTGACGTGCAGCGCCACGGAGCTGAGCTCGTGTGTCTCCGCAATCACGTCGTCCGCGCCTCCCTCGGCGCTGTGCTGTAGCAAGCTGCGAGAGCAGAGGCCGTGCCTCTGCGGGTACATCAGGAATCCGAATCTGCGGCAGTATGTCACCTCACCCAACGCCAAGCGGGTTGCGCGCACCTGCGGCGTCCCGTACCCGACGTGCTAA
- the LOC120294456 gene encoding LOW QUALITY PROTEIN: RAB11-binding protein RELCH homolog (The sequence of the model RefSeq protein was modified relative to this genomic sequence to represent the inferred CDS: inserted 4 bases in 3 codons), producing MDVERSSLCNCVVNFLLEENYLLTAFELLHELLDDGRDAHAIRLREFFADPSHFPPDQISRFNALRVADPQSLLEEKQALEEKMAFCEYELRLVQEDITKLKTELQKKSEISANELSESTKGGHDIQREKRESSFSDLGPLKDNERCDLNCAVKEYLLMAGYRLTAMTFYEEVTDQNLDEWQETPAHVPDALRHYYYQYLSSTTEAAEEKIAMIRENESLRQANENLINAKEALLRNKDAAEGQVGVLTRTVEALQKDLKIGRPRCILKDLSGRNLAAADIDHVQSQIVERYKEEIELLQQELETLKAKDSVAPDFVDLVNFKEEFSEREEVVDIHEDRDVLPQLLNSQPGIGDVLVSHSPAVQAFVDDAPKPQEVLQDSAIKPSAENCTFSNGDGVAKQNGEVPNEDSGNLTNSGDLKGGAVAEEMGLETIQILADALPKIVPYVLINHREELLPLIMCAIERHPDSSTRDSLTHTLFNLIKRPDEQQRRIIMDACVTLAKNVGEMRTESELLPQCWEQINHMYEERRLLVAQSCGELGDFVRPEIRDSLILSIVQQLVEDSATIVREAAAHNLTLLLPLFPNTDKYFKVEELMFQLVCDPSGVVVETTLKELVPAVVTWGKKLDHVLRVLLSHTLSSAQRCPPLSGVEGSVESHLHVLGERERWNIDVLLRMLSEMLPFVYQKAIETCPFSSASESTGTVFSSSLLQMYSEGKLEWPTFEWMHADCFPDLIQLMCLLPQKEDNLRNRTTKFLLSVSEHFGDYYLTHIMLPIFMVAVXDDADLKYFPPTARTKIKGLKPRTAVAERIATMCVLPLLLAGVLGAPSXREQLAECLRRLLVQETGMESQTKQETEIFYAVRFLCTSEEHHAMIFGILWEMVVSSNVNMKISAANLLKVIVPYIDAKVASTHVLPALVTLGSDQNLNVKYASIDAFGAVAQHFKNDMIVDKIRVQMDAFLEDGSHEATIAVVRALGVAVPHTTERLRDYLLSKIFHFTNIPIPASDVLRRRERANAFCESIRALDTTDLSAASVRDFLIPAIQNLLKDWDALDPAHKEALEIILKERSGGTLEAISKAMGAHLGLPSSMTSFFGXGGLLGKKETVEAVAPVEQAESPKPVPQPPMEDTRFRRIMRGNFTDMLRGRSKSEEDHPL from the exons ATGGACGTGGAGCGGTCGTCCCTGTGCAATTGCGTGGTGAACTTCCTGCTGGAGGAGAACTACCTGCTGACGGCGTTCGAGCTCCTCCACGAGCTCCTCGACGATGGCCGCGACGCCCACGCCATCCGCCTCCGGGAGTTCTTCGCGGATCCCTCCCATTTCCCTCCCGATCAGATTTCTCGTTTCAACGCTCTCCGAG TTGCAGACCCTCAGAGTTTGCTTGAAGAGAAGCAAGCATTGGAGGAAAAAATGGCCTTTTGTGAATATGAGCTCCGTTTGGTGCAAGAGGATATCACAAAGTTGAAGACAGAATTGCagaagaaatcagaaatttCTGCAAATGAATTAAGTG AGTCTACAAAAGGAGGACATGATAtacagagagaaaagagggaaagtTCATTTTCTGACCTGGGCCCTTTAAAGGATAATGAACGTTGTGATCTTAACTGTGCGGTGAAAGAATATTTGCTTATGGCAGGCTACAGGCTGACTGCAATGACTTTTTATGAGGAG GTCACGGACCAGAACCTTGACGAGTGGCAGGAAACACCAGCACATGTGCCAGATGCTTTAAGACATTACTACTATCAGTATCTTTCATCCACTACAGAGGCAGCTGAG GAGAAAATTGCCATGATTCGGGAAAATGAGTCCTTACGACAAGCAAATGAGAATTTGATTAACGCAAAAGAAGCTCTGTTGAGAAACAAAGATGCAGCAGAGGGTCAAGTAGGTGTATTGACCCGAACAGTCGAAGCTTTGCAGAAAGATCTGAAGATCGGGAGACCCAG ATGCATATTGAAGGATCTCTCTGGAAGAAACTTGGCAGCTGCTGACATTGACCATGTCCAATCTCAAATAGTGGAAAGATACAAGGAAGAAATAGAACTGCTTCAGCAGGAATTAGAGACTTTGAAGGCCAAAGATTCAGTTGCTCctgattttgttgatttagtCAACTTTAAGGAAGAATTTAGTGAGAGAGAAGAAGTTGTGGATATACACGAAGATAGAGATGTCTTGCCTCAGTTGTTAAACAGTCAACCAGGCATTGGGGATGTGCTGGTTAGTCATTCACCTGCTGTTCAAGCCTTTGTTGATGATGCTCCTAAACCTCAGGAAGTTTTGCAAGATTCGGCTATTAAACCTTCAGCTGAGAACTGCACTTTTAGTAATGGTGACGGTGTTGCTAAGCAAAATGGTGAAGTGCCAAATGAGGATAGTGGGAACCTCACAAACTCTGGTGATTTAAAGGGTGGAGCTGTTGCAGAAGAGATG GGTCTGGAAACAATTCAAATCCTTGCAGATGCTCTACCAAAGATAGTCCCTTATGTTCTGATCAACCATCGAGAG GAGCTTCTTCCTCTGATCATGTGTGCAATTGAGCGGCATCCAGATAGCAGCACAAGAGATTCCTTGACACATAccttatttaatttaatcaaacgTCCAGATGAACAACAGAGGCGAATCATAATGGAT GCTTGTGTTACCCTTGCCAAGAATGTAGGAGAGATGAGGACGGAATCAGAATTGCTTCCTCAGTGTTGGGAACAA ATAAACCATATGTATGAGGAGCGTAGACTGCTTGTTGCTCAATCGTGTGGTGAACTTGGAGATTTTGTGAGGCCTGAGATTCGTGATTCTCTTATTTTGTCAATTGTTCAACAATTGGTGGAGGATTCTGCTACCATTGTTCGTGAAGCTGCTGCGCACAACTTGACTTTGCTGCTGCCACTCTTTCCAAACACGGACAAATATTTCAAG GTTGAGGAATTGATGTTTCAACTGGTCTGTGATCCCTCTGGTGTGGTGGTGGAAACTACTCTGAAGGAACTAGTTCCAGCAGTTGTGACTTGGGGAAAGAAGTTGGACCATGTCCTTAGAGTTTTACTCTCTCATACCTTGAGCTCAGCGCAG CGCTGTCCACCACTTTCGGGAGTTGAAGGTTCTGTGGAGTCACATCTTCACGTTTTAGGAGAACGTGAGCGGTGGAATATTGATGTTCTATTGAGGATGCTTTCAGAAATGCTTCCCTTTGTATATCAAAAAGCAATTGAGACATGCCCATTTTCTTCTGCTTCAGAATCGACAGGAACTGTATTTTCGAGCTCCTTATTACAAATGTATTCTGA GGGAAAATTAGAATGGCCTACATTTGAATGGATGCATGCAGACTGCTTTCCTGATCTAATACAGCTGATGTGCTTGTTGCCTCAGAAAGAAGACAATTTAAGAAATCGAACCACAAAG TTCCTATTATCAGTATCAGAACATTTTGGAGATTACTACCTGACGCACATAATGTTGCCCATATTTATGGTGGCAG GGGACGATGCTGATTTGAAGTACTTCCCACCTACTGCCCGTACAAAAATCAAAG GTTTGAAACCAAGAACTGCCGTTGCTGAGAGAATTGCCACAATGTGTGTCTTGCCACTTCTCCTTGCTGGTGTTTTAGGTGCTCCTAG AAGAGAACAGTTGGCAGAGTGCTTAAGGAGGCTCTTGGTTCAAGAAACAGGGATGGAGAGTCAGACAAAGCAAGAAACTGAGATTTTCTATGCTGTCCGCTTCCTTTG TACATCCGAAGAGCATCATGCCATGATCTTTGGTATATTGTGGGAAATGGTTGTTAGCTCAAATGTAAATATGAAGATCAGTGCAGCCAACTTGTTGAAAGTCATT GTTCCTTACATTGATGCGAAAGTCGCATCAACTCATGTTCTTCCTGCTCTGGTGACTCTTGGATCTGATCAGAATTTAAATGTGAAGTATGCAAGCATAGATGCTTTTGGAGCTGTGGCCcaacattttaaaaatgacatg ATTGTCGACAAGATACGGGTACAAATGGATGCTTTTCTTGAAGATGGATCACATGAAGCTACAATTGCTGTTGTTCGTGCACTAGGGGTAGCTGTACCTCATACAACAGAACGGCTGAGGGATT ATCTTTTATCCAAGATTTTTCACTTCACCAACATACCAATTCCTGCCAGTGATGTGCTTCGTCGTCGTGAAAGAGCCAATGCCTTTTGTGAATCTATTCGTGCTCTGGATACTACAG ATCTCTCTGCAGCTAGCGTTCGGGATTTCCTCATTCCAGCCATACAAAACTTGTTGAAAGACTGGGATGCGCTTGATCCAGCTCACAAGGAAGCTCTAGAAATTATACTGAAGGAAAGATCGGGTGGAACTTTGGAGGCTATCAGCAAAGCGATGGGTGCTCATCTCGGGCTTCCCTCCTCTATGACTAGCTTTTTCG GAGGAGGACTTCTTGGGAAGAAAGAAACTGTGGAAGCAGTAGCACCAGTAGAGCAAGCAGAGTCGCCGAAGCCGGTCCCACAGCCTCCGATGGAGGACACGCGCTTCAGGCGTATAATGAGAGGAAACTTCACAGACATGCTCCGGGGAAGGTCCAAAAGTGAGGAGGATCATCCTCTATGA